DNA from Rubripirellula lacrimiformis:
ACCTGTTTTTGTGTAAATCGCCCTTGGCGGTTTTGGGGCTTCGTCAGTATTGGCCGCTGATTGTGATGGTGCTGGCCTTTGTCAGTGTCGGTGCGACCGAGTGGGCGAGTCGCCGTGGAGACCAAGTGATCGCCGGTGTGCTAAAGCAATCAGCGCTCTACTTGCCCCTGATTCCGATCTTCGGATTCTGGATCAGTCTAGGTACCAGCGACCAGTCGGCGTGGAAGTTCATCGGCGACACCGTTCGGTACGATGTGGTGCTGGTTGTCGGCGCGTTGTACTACGCCGGTTTGTCGACGATCTGGAAAAGTGTCTTCCCACGTATCAGTGCGGTGGTCATGGGGAACGCGGCACTGTGGATGTTGTTGGCGCAAAAACCGGGATGGGGATTCTTGATGCACCCACAGGCATGGATCATTCCGCCTGCGGTATGCGTTTTGGTCGTCACCCACTTCTATCGAAACCGAATCAGCGGCCAAGCCGCCGCTGGCATTCGGTACGCGGCCACCTTGGTCATTTACGTCAGCAGTACAGCCGACATGTTGATCGGACAAATTGGAACGTCGCTGAGTGGACCGATTGTTCTAGTTGGGTTGGCATTGATAGGCATGATGGCGGGAGTGGTGCTGCGGGTAGGGCCGTTTTTGTACCTGGGTGCGATCTTTGTATTCTTGGGATCGGCCAGCATGGTTCGTCACGCCCAGCAATCGATCGATGCCGTCTGGCCTTGGTGGGTGTTCGGGATCACGACCGGGATGTTGCTGTTGGTCGGATTGACTTTGCTGGAAAAGAACAAGTCCCGATTGCGAAATTACGCTCGGTCATTGAATGGGTAGACCAACTTGCCGGGGGGGGCCAGCAAAACGTTCGTTGTCGTCATGCTTGGGATTGTACTTCGGTGGATGAGTCATCAGAATTTCCGGTGCACTTTCAACCTGGCACGAAGCTAGCGAGTCCCGACGGTTATGCTTTCTCGAATCTGTTCCAATGAATTTCTAAGCGGCGACCGCGCTCGTGGTTCGCGTCAGTCGCTTCGAAATCGAATCGACATCACCGAAATTGGTAGCTTGGGAGCGTTAGCTGTTACCGAAGGGTCTGCCGGTGAAGAATATATCCTGGGTGTCGATTTCCAAAAAATCGACGATGGCCAGTTAGGTGTTTCCTGTGATTGTCTGCGTTTCCAAGGTGGAAATCCGTGCAAGCATCTGTATGCATTGCTGAGCAAACTGGACCATCTTTACGACGCCGTTCCCAGCGGCACCAGCCGGCTTCGGTTCTTCGATATCGATTCGACGATATTGGACGTCGGTAGCAAACTCGATCGACGCCGCCCGAAAAAGGGGCTGGCCAAAAATCCGAGCAAGACGACGCCCGCTGGCCGTTCGCAAGCAAGCGATCGTGAAGCCTTCCGCAGTCGAGTGATGGAATCGATCCTTGAATCGATGAAGAAAGATGGTCACGTTGCTTCGAGGGCAAGCGCCATCGCAGACATTCCAAACACAGTCACCGCTTCGACTGCGACACAATCATCGTCCGGCAAATCGAATGCAAAGTCCTGGAAGGAAACTTTGCAACGTATCGGTGCTTCGATAGACGATCCATTGGAGTCCACGAATTGGGGGATTCCATCCAAGGTATTCGAGCAAGACCTGGTTCCAAAGCAGCACTGGTTCGTTTGGTCTTTGTCGGAACGACAAAGCGAATCATCGATGATCGTCCAAGTGATGCACAGCGTGCGAAAGAAAAACGGCCAGTGGGCGACTCCGGTGTCGGTCTCCAATTCACCCCCGTTGGTGGATCCGACGATTGGGAAGTTGGATCGAGCGGTGTTGGCAGCCTTGTCGCCATCCGAAAATCCCTCGCAATCCTATGGTTACCGAAGCTACCAAGCGAGATCGCATGACCGCTTGAAGGTGGATCCAGCGTCGTTGGAAGTCTCTTTGCGTGCGTTGGCGGCCACCGGACGGTTCGCGTGGAAACTAGGCCATTCGAAACGATTCGAAGATGCCCAAGCGATCCTCAGCGTCGACACGGGGCCGCGATGGAAACTCGCATTGGTGATCCGGCCCAATCCCGCCAAAGCAAATGGTTTGGTTGTCGAACCGGAATTGGTTCGTGGCAATGATGTGCTGCCGATATCGTCCGTGATGCTGGCCTGTGACGTTGGCTGCGGTGTGATTCAATTGCCGGGGCCGGTGCCAGCAACAGGCCAGGTTTCCGCCGGCGTCGTTTGCTTGGATCCGCAGGAAACCGCTGCCATCCGTGCCTGGCAATCGGTTGGCAAGGTCGCTGTTCCGGGGCGTAGCATCAACACAATGCTGACGGAACTTTCGGCCACACAGGGTCACTTGCCGTTGACAATCGACCCGTCGATCGCAGTGACGGAAACGACCGGAACGCCGATGCCGCAATGTCACCTCAGTCAGGTCGAGCCGGGGGTTGCTCGTTTTTATGCTGAACTGATGGTGCGTTACGACGACCATTCTCACTCCTATGACGCTCCACGTCGCTGGTGGTTTGACCGTAAAACGAAGACCTTGGTGCACCGCAACGTGCAGGCCGAGTCCGAGCAACTGGCAAAAGTTGATGCCGCGGACTTTGATGTGAACTTGAACGATTACGAATCGAAGCTGATTGTCGGCCGTGATCGTTTTTTGACCGTGGTCGAACGACTTCGATCCGACGGTTGGGAGGTTTTGGCGGACGGTGTGGCGATCCGGTTGGCGACCGATTTCAATGTGTCCGTCAATTCCGGAGTGGATTGGTTCGATCTACACGCCGATGCGGACTTCGGCGGTGTGTCGGCCGCGTTGCCAGAACTGTTGGCCGCACTGCGCAGCGGCGATCGCACTATCCTGTTGGATGATGGTACGTTGGGGATGCTGCCCGAAGCCTGGCTGAAACGCTTTGCCAGCTTGGTGGACAGTGGCAACACCGTCGACGGGGCCGTTCGGTTCGGACGCAGCCAAGCGATGTTGCTGGACGCGATGTTGGAAACGCAAGGAGACGTTTCCGCCGATCGATCCTTTACCGACTTTGTTGGCAAGCTAAAATCGTTCGATGGCGTCAAGTCGGCACTGCCCCCGAAATCCTTCACCGGGACTCTGCGGCACTATCAAGAGGTGGGGCTGGGGTGGTTCCAGTTTCTGGAAGAATTCGGATTCGGTGGCTGCCTTGCGGATGACATGGGGTTGGGCAAGACGATCCAGGTGCTGGCATTGTTCGAACACCGGCGGCTCCGGAACTTGCCGAAGAAAATCGCTCGCAAGCCATCCATTGTCGTTGTCCCCAAAAGCTTGGTGTTCAATTGGATCCAAGAAGCGAAACAGTTCACCCCCGGTTTGCGAGTCATCAATCACACCGGTGTTGATAGACAACAAGAACCGCAATCTTTGCTTGAAAGTGACTTGATTGTCACGACCTACGGAACGTTGCGGAACGACGCACCGTGGCTAAATGAAGTTGAATTTGACTACGCCGTGTTGGACGAAGCACAGGCCATCAAGAACCCCAGCAGTTTGTCGGCCAAGGCGGCGCGTTTGCTAAAAGCCGATCATCGTTTGGCCATGACGGGAACGCCCGTCGAAAACCACTTGGGTGACCTCTGGTCGTTGTTCGATTTTTTGAATCCGGGAATGCTGGGCAAAGCACCCAAAACGGTGCAGTTGGATGACGAACAAGATCGATTGCGTATCGAACAGGTCAGCCGATCGCTGCGGCCGTTCATCTTGCGGCGAACGAAAAAACAGGTGTTGACCGAGTTGCCGGAAAAGAGCGAGCAAACTCTGGCCTGTGAAATGAGCAAGCCGCAGGCGAAATTGTACGACGAAATTCGCGAACACTATCGTTTGCACCTGAGCAAGAAAGTTGCCGAGCTGGGGATCAAGCGATCCAAAATCCATGTATTGGAAGCGCTGTTGCGGCTGCGTCAGGTTGCTTGTGATCCGCGTCTGGTGGATCCGACCAGCAAGGTTTCCGGCGCCAAAATCGATTCGCTGTTCCAGCAGCTCGAAGAGATCACCAGCGAAGGACACAAGGTGCTGGTCTTTTCGCAGTTCACCAAGCTGCTGGGGTTGATCCGAAACGAAGTTCAACAACGCGGTTGGGATCATGAGTACCTGGATGGCAAGACGCGGCGACGCGACAAGTGCGTCCAACGATTCCAAGATGACGATGATTGCAAACTGTTTTTGATCAGTCTGAAAGCAGGCGGCAACGGCCTGAACCTGACCGCGGCGGACTACGTGTTTATCTTGGATCCGTGGTGGAATCCGGCGGTCGAAGCCCAAGCGATCGATCGCGCCCATCGGATGGGGCAAACCAAGCCGGTGATGGCTTATCGAATGATCTGCACGGGCACCGTCGAGGACAAGATCATGGAACTGCAGAAGTCAAAACGAGACTTGGCGGACGCCATCATTTCGCAGGACAAGAGCCTGATTAGCGGGCTGACGGCGGATGATTTACAGGCGTTGTTGGCTTAGACGTCATCCTTCCCATCACGATCGATGACCTTCGTTGGCCTGGATCAATCTTGCCTGAGCGTCGCAGCGATGGTTGGCGAATCGGGATCAGTTTGGAAGGATGGCGACTTCGTGACCCGCACGGGTGGACAGGTGTTGCCAGAGTTCGCGATCGATCGAATCGTTCACCATTCGTACCGAACCGTCCATCAGCGACGTGATGACGCCGCCTTGGTGATAGCTTCGCGAAGTCACCGCTGCGTAGGTTCGCGGGATCGGCGAACCGGATGACTTGCCTTCGCGAAAATTGGTGAAATCAAGGTCATATTCAATGCCCGATTCGGTGCAAATGACCTTGGTGTTGGGTGTGAACGTGGTCGTGAATCCGCTCTGGTGAACGCGGCCGTCGACCCATTCGGTGTGCCCTGTATCGGTCTTGAATGAACCCGCCAATGCGCAGATGTCGGTTTCAACCACCGGGGTGTCGATGTTGCCGGCTGTCGCGGCGTCGCGGTAGTACGGAGTCCACGATTTGACTTCCGAAAACGCTAGCGTGTTGCTCAGACCGTCCAAGCAATCCCGGAACCGTCGTCCTCGTTGGGCCGTGAACATCCCATCGCCTACCCGGTTGTTGTTGGCATCGTAAACGAACCAAACACCTGCGTTGTAGGCGTAGCTAAGGGGGTAGTGTTCCGGCCCGTTGTCGCCCGGCCGTGGTCGGTCATTGACGTCGCTGGGGCACTGGTAGGTGGGGACGCGGAAGCTGGAAACCGGTACGTCCTGGCCGTCGATGTGAAGCGTTGCGGCGCCGTATCCGGCAGCGAAGTCGACAGCCGTCGATAGTGCCAGGGCTTCGATGTATGGCAGCAACCGCGCCTGTGTCGACCATCCGTCACCCGTCATCGCCGGTTGGCTCCAAGCCGCGGGCAATTGCTGGGTGGCAGATTCGTAGTTGTGACAGGCCAATACGATCTGTTTCATATTGTTCTGGCAACTCATCCGCCGAGCCGCCTCGCGGGCTGCCTGAACCGCTGGCAACAACAGCCCCACCAGCACGCCGATGATCGCGATCACGACCAGAAGTTCGACCAAAGTGAAACCTTGGCGATTGAATTGACGCATCAGCGGAAGCCTTTGGGATTCGTTTCAGAATCACACTAATCGTATTGAGAATCAGTCGCAACAGACCGTGTTTTAGTCGCTGACCTTATTTGTCGCAACGATCCTAGCGACAATTCCGGGTACAGAAAGTCAAGGTTTTTGCCGAACGGGTCTTTCGGATAGTTCTGGCGAGGGGGGGGGGGGCGTGCGCGGCGGCTCGATCGCCAGTGCAGCGTGCCAGCGTGCAGCGTGCAGCGTGCAGCGTGCAGAGTGCAGAGTGCAGAGTGCAGAGTGCAGAGTGCAGAGTGCAGAGTGCAGAGTGCAGAGTGCAGAGTGCAGAGTGTCAGGCGACGTTTTAGGCGATCGATCCGGATCCGAATCCAGCTGCGCCGATCAGGCCGCCACGGGCCCCTACAGCCCGGCGGCCGAGGATTTCAGCCAGGCTTCGACTGCCAGCCGGTTCGATTCGAACGCCATGTTGTCCAGATGATCACGCGTTGGCCGCACCCACAGATGGTGATCGAGTTCATCATCATCCAGTGCAAACGAATCCAGGGATCCCGGCCGGCACTGGAAAAAGACATCGATCACGGGGGCCGTCACACCGCCGTAGCAGTACTGGTTCGGTCGCGACATCAGATACTGAGTCTCGCGGAGAGTCAGTTTGGTTTCTTCGTGAACCTCGCGCCGCAGCGCCTCTTCGACCGATTCGTTTCGGTCCACGAATCCGCCCGGCAAACCCCATTGGCCGAGCCCAGGGTTACGAGCTCGGCGAACCAGCAGCAGTTCGCCCGAATCGTTCACGATCAACCCACCGACGGCCGCCACCGGGCCTAGATAGAGGGTCATCTGGCATGATTCGCAGTGGAATGGAATCTGGCCAACCGAATCGTGGGCGTGACCACACCGAGGGCAGAATCGATAGGAATCTTCGATCGGGAGGTCGGTCATGGCCGGTCGTTCAAACATCCAGTGGGCAGGCGATCGGCAACGAAGGGGTGGCCGCAAACAGCGTTAGCGAATTAGGCTCATGTAAAAACTGAAGACTCGCACATCGTCGGTCTCCGCTTTGGTGACCGGATAGGCAAAGTCGAACGCCAGTGGTGCGGGGCCCAACATCGGAATGGCAACGCGAAGTCCCAAACCGGGTGCGACTCGGAATGAATCGGAGTCCAGTTTCGCTTTCTCTTCGACCGTCCCGAAGTCGACGAACGCGACGCCGCGAAAGGCATCGTCCGCCGTGATCGGGAACATGTATTCGACACTGTTGAGCCATTGGAAACGCCCACCAAGTTCGACACCGTTGACCGGGTCGACGGGGCCAGCCCCACGGAAATCAAAACCGCGAATGGTGGCGTAACCGCCGGCAAAGAAATTCTCGAAGATCGGGGTTTCTTCGCCGCTGTATCCGACCTTGGTCGAATACGACAGCGTTTGTTTTCCGGATCCGTCGGCACGTTCGCGAACCAACCAGTACTGACGGAATTCGGTTTCGAAGCGAGCGTAATCGTAGTCGCCGAAGGCTTCGGAGAATTTGAACTCGAAGTAGTGTCCCTGGCTGGCTTGGATCGGGCTATTCCGCGTGTCGTGCGTCAGCGAAACTTCGCCTGAATACAGTTCGTTCTCGCCGACCGATTGGGTCAGCAACGCGGGGCCGGTACGGTTGGTTTCTAGGTCAACCGACTGTCCCGTCATGCCGAACGAGATCGAAAGGTCGGGAGTGATTCGATATCCGAATGCCAAGCGACCGCCCAACCGTTCTTCGTCCCAGTCGTTGAATCGACGGTCATACAAGAAACCGCTGACCGACATGCTTAGCGGCAGGTAGCCGAACAGGTTGGGGTCCACGAACTGGGCCGTATATCGTTTGAAGTCGCTGCCCGGTGCCATTTCGATTCGGAACGTCTGACCGGCACCGCGGAATGCTGTGCCGCTGAACAGATCGCTGAACGATCGCGGGAACCGCATGATGTCGAAGTTGCGTTCGTCAATCGTGACTTGACCGGTCACACCGGCGTCGCTGTTGACCGCACCGCCCAACATGATCCGGCCGGTACGAGCAGGAAATCCGTTGATCACCAAGTCGGCTTCGCGGATCCGGGGACCCTGGACCGCTTGCGTGATCGTGCCGTAGGGCATCGCCGGGGCGTAGGGGTCTGCCAATCCGGTGCCGTCCAACGAGTTTGCGTTGGGGACGCCATTGTACTGAGGTGCTGCGTTGTATTGGGGTGCAGCGTTGTATTGGGGTGCAGCGTTGTACTGGGGTGCAGCGTTGTATTGGGGGGCCGCACCATTGGGGGCAGCCGGGTTGTACGGTTGTCCGGTGTTGTATTGGGGCGCGTTGTAGGTCGGGGGTGGCGACGGGTTTTGCGGGAATTGGCGGGCCGTATAGCGTTCGTCAGCGACCGGTTTGGCGGCGACCGTTTGGCCGACTGGTGTGTAGGCGGTTTGGGCGACTGCGCTGCCCGGATTGTCAGCAAAAGCCGGAATCGGGGTCATCGATAGTGCCGCATCTGTCCCCCCGATATCGGATGCTGCGGTGTTGGATGCCGTGGTCATGCCCGGCGTCGCTTGGGTTTGCCAACCCGATTGCGTGGCCCAACCCGGTTGGGTCGAGGGAACGCTTTGCAGCTGGGCGCAGCCGGCTGTCCACACCAACGATCCGAAGATCGCAAGTCGGCCGATGGAACGAGCCATGGGCGAGTGGTTGGAATCCTTCATGCGGTCAGCTTTGACGGAGGTAGGTTGGAGATGCTGCGGTCGATTCATCGGTTGCCCAGCGGAGGACTGCCCTCGCAGAGCAATCTGCGTCGACGGATGGTTCTCGGTGTCGTTCATCAGAAACGCTTGCCGTCCTCGTCGGTCGGGACAACTTTGATGTCGGGTGGTTCTGCGACTTGCGGATTGGTTTCCAGCAGTTGACTTCGTTCCAAACGGGAACGGTTCATTTCCAATGCTCGTCGATCGATGAAATCGCCTTCGCGAAGGTCGATCAGGTTCAGCATCGTGTTCTCTTTCATCAGATGCGGATCCCCATCGATTTCGACTCGGATCTTGTCGATCTTCCAACGATCGCCTTCGGCAATCTTGTAGACCAGGTCGACGATGTTGTCTTCGTCTCGCATCACGGTTTGCGGTTCGACTTCGGCATAGATGAATCCAAGTTCGCCGTACCCGTAGACGATCTCGCCGACGTCTTGGCGAAGCTTGGTGCCGTCAAACGTGTCACCGGGTTTAAGTTTCAACCGTGACCGAATCGAATCTTCGCTGGCGTATTGGTGCCCGATGATCTGGACGTCATTGACCGTGAACCGAGGTCCTTCGTTGATCACGAACGTGACGTAGATCCATTTGCCGGAATCGTCGTACTTCAACGTCCGTCCGACCGTGGCGGTCAGGAACCCAAGGTTGTGGTAGTACGCGGCCAAGATGTCCACGTCCTGGTCGACTTTGGCTAGGTCGGCGGTGTTCCCGATGTACGAGATCACGCCGGCGAACCCATCGCGGCTCTTGATGATTTTTTTCAGTCTCGCTTCGGAGACGATCGTGCAGCCTTCGATTGCAATGTCCCAGATCCGTTCTTTGGGACCTTCGTTGATGCGAAAGACAACCGCCGATGCATCGCTCTTGATTCCGGTGTTGGCTTGCACC
Protein-coding regions in this window:
- a CDS encoding BamA/OMP85 family outer membrane protein, with protein sequence MNDTENHPSTQIALRGQSSAGQPMNRPQHLQPTSVKADRMKDSNHSPMARSIGRLAIFGSLVWTAGCAQLQSVPSTQPGWATQSGWQTQATPGMTTASNTAASDIGGTDAALSMTPIPAFADNPGSAVAQTAYTPVGQTVAAKPVADERYTARQFPQNPSPPPTYNAPQYNTGQPYNPAAPNGAAPQYNAAPQYNAAPQYNAAPQYNAAPQYNGVPNANSLDGTGLADPYAPAMPYGTITQAVQGPRIREADLVINGFPARTGRIMLGGAVNSDAGVTGQVTIDERNFDIMRFPRSFSDLFSGTAFRGAGQTFRIEMAPGSDFKRYTAQFVDPNLFGYLPLSMSVSGFLYDRRFNDWDEERLGGRLAFGYRITPDLSISFGMTGQSVDLETNRTGPALLTQSVGENELYSGEVSLTHDTRNSPIQASQGHYFEFKFSEAFGDYDYARFETEFRQYWLVRERADGSGKQTLSYSTKVGYSGEETPIFENFFAGGYATIRGFDFRGAGPVDPVNGVELGGRFQWLNSVEYMFPITADDAFRGVAFVDFGTVEEKAKLDSDSFRVAPGLGLRVAIPMLGPAPLAFDFAYPVTKAETDDVRVFSFYMSLIR
- a CDS encoding BamA/OMP85 family outer membrane protein; translated protein: MPRRLPNLLPSPLVSRYRTVGYRRYALGLMLAVPMSMPATAQFGGGGMGGAGGGGASVPGPDNKPKFREHVHDGAGIALRREKGDALVLGVRIVGNQRITSHRILQNIQTRQDRFYDYETVLGDVRRLNDMGAFDHVTFKLNEQPGGFYVTFEVHERPTISQVIFHGNRAMNDRELKGRAGVSAADPLSEFSIESARRRLVDYYKEEGFNQVSVQANTGIKSDASAVVFRINEGPKERIWDIAIEGCTIVSEARLKKIIKSRDGFAGVISYIGNTADLAKVDQDVDILAAYYHNLGFLTATVGRTLKYDDSGKWIYVTFVINEGPRFTVNDVQIIGHQYASEDSIRSRLKLKPGDTFDGTKLRQDVGEIVYGYGELGFIYAEVEPQTVMRDEDNIVDLVYKIAEGDRWKIDKIRVEIDGDPHLMKENTMLNLIDLREGDFIDRRALEMNRSRLERSQLLETNPQVAEPPDIKVVPTDEDGKRF
- a CDS encoding DUF1559 domain-containing protein, translated to MRQFNRQGFTLVELLVVIAIIGVLVGLLLPAVQAAREAARRMSCQNNMKQIVLACHNYESATQQLPAAWSQPAMTGDGWSTQARLLPYIEALALSTAVDFAAGYGAATLHIDGQDVPVSSFRVPTYQCPSDVNDRPRPGDNGPEHYPLSYAYNAGVWFVYDANNNRVGDGMFTAQRGRRFRDCLDGLSNTLAFSEVKSWTPYYRDAATAGNIDTPVVETDICALAGSFKTDTGHTEWVDGRVHQSGFTTTFTPNTKVICTESGIEYDLDFTNFREGKSSGSPIPRTYAAVTSRSYHQGGVITSLMDGSVRMVNDSIDRELWQHLSTRAGHEVAILPN
- a CDS encoding DEAD/DEAH box helicase, whose translation is MLSRICSNEFLSGDRARGSRQSLRNRIDITEIGSLGALAVTEGSAGEEYILGVDFQKIDDGQLGVSCDCLRFQGGNPCKHLYALLSKLDHLYDAVPSGTSRLRFFDIDSTILDVGSKLDRRRPKKGLAKNPSKTTPAGRSQASDREAFRSRVMESILESMKKDGHVASRASAIADIPNTVTASTATQSSSGKSNAKSWKETLQRIGASIDDPLESTNWGIPSKVFEQDLVPKQHWFVWSLSERQSESSMIVQVMHSVRKKNGQWATPVSVSNSPPLVDPTIGKLDRAVLAALSPSENPSQSYGYRSYQARSHDRLKVDPASLEVSLRALAATGRFAWKLGHSKRFEDAQAILSVDTGPRWKLALVIRPNPAKANGLVVEPELVRGNDVLPISSVMLACDVGCGVIQLPGPVPATGQVSAGVVCLDPQETAAIRAWQSVGKVAVPGRSINTMLTELSATQGHLPLTIDPSIAVTETTGTPMPQCHLSQVEPGVARFYAELMVRYDDHSHSYDAPRRWWFDRKTKTLVHRNVQAESEQLAKVDAADFDVNLNDYESKLIVGRDRFLTVVERLRSDGWEVLADGVAIRLATDFNVSVNSGVDWFDLHADADFGGVSAALPELLAALRSGDRTILLDDGTLGMLPEAWLKRFASLVDSGNTVDGAVRFGRSQAMLLDAMLETQGDVSADRSFTDFVGKLKSFDGVKSALPPKSFTGTLRHYQEVGLGWFQFLEEFGFGGCLADDMGLGKTIQVLALFEHRRLRNLPKKIARKPSIVVVPKSLVFNWIQEAKQFTPGLRVINHTGVDRQQEPQSLLESDLIVTTYGTLRNDAPWLNEVEFDYAVLDEAQAIKNPSSLSAKAARLLKADHRLAMTGTPVENHLGDLWSLFDFLNPGMLGKAPKTVQLDDEQDRLRIEQVSRSLRPFILRRTKKQVLTELPEKSEQTLACEMSKPQAKLYDEIREHYRLHLSKKVAELGIKRSKIHVLEALLRLRQVACDPRLVDPTSKVSGAKIDSLFQQLEEITSEGHKVLVFSQFTKLLGLIRNEVQQRGWDHEYLDGKTRRRDKCVQRFQDDDDCKLFLISLKAGGNGLNLTAADYVFILDPWWNPAVEAQAIDRAHRMGQTKPVMAYRMICTGTVEDKIMELQKSKRDLADAIISQDKSLISGLTADDLQALLA
- a CDS encoding NUDIX hydrolase; its protein translation is MTDLPIEDSYRFCPRCGHAHDSVGQIPFHCESCQMTLYLGPVAAVGGLIVNDSGELLLVRRARNPGLGQWGLPGGFVDRNESVEEALRREVHEETKLTLRETQYLMSRPNQYCYGGVTAPVIDVFFQCRPGSLDSFALDDDELDHHLWVRPTRDHLDNMAFESNRLAVEAWLKSSAAGL